One stretch of Armigeres subalbatus isolate Guangzhou_Male chromosome 2, GZ_Asu_2, whole genome shotgun sequence DNA includes these proteins:
- the LOC134215934 gene encoding zinc finger protein ubi-d4 — translation MASVNSINIHEVNIQKLEKIESFLNDSAYKEAIENSETFNTRLCIERRLRMPFLDPQTGVAQYHSSLFFRSRQRIPGLKDGQIYSYPSSRWRKSRRQYLMQKPQPPFPTYTHRPFGHLQSTYDSENSNLESTTAVASIESEVKEHKDDTGKEWYYDEMDMHEMEPYEDHDLPDSDCDFEESYSSRKKKGKSTKGGSGSTKSKSSSINDPNSQKRGRNAGGRGRGRKSGVGDSPTTIKETGENSKKNRSQALPQLIPQPCSSPLTVPSVEEPPMPVLVPEAKIPEEPEDNIPLKSGLSVGGSNASSNAASPVPPAEKGRAIPSPYCDFCLGDARENKKTLEPEELVSCSDCGRSGHPTCLQFTANMIISVRKYRWQCIECKYCTICGTSDNDDQLLFCDDCDRGYHMYCLSPPLISPPEGSWSCKLCTEEFHSK, via the coding sequence ATGGCGTCCGTCAACTCGATAAATATTCACGAAGTAAACATCCAAAAGTTGgaaaaaattgaaagttttctaAATGATTCCGCGTATAAGGAAGCAATCGAAAATAGTGAAACGTTCAACACTCGCTTGTGCATCGAAAGACGACTCCGGATGCCGTTTTTGGATCCTCAGACAGGAGTTGCCCAATACCATAGCAGCTTGTTCTTTCGATCTAGGCAAAGGATTCCAGGATTGAAGGATGGACAAATTTACAGTTACCCATCGTCGCGCTGGAGAAAGTCACGGCGGCAGTATTTGATGCAGAAGCCACAACCGCCGTTTCCTACTTACACCCACCGGCCATTTGGTCATCTGCAAAGTACGTATGATTCGGAAAATTCAAATTTGGAGTCAACCACCGCCGTGGCTAGCATAGAGTCAGAAGTAAAGGAACATAAGGATGACACGGGCAAGGAATGGTATTATGACGAAATGGATATGCATGAAATGGAACCCTATGAAGATCACGATTTACCGGATTCTGATTGTGATTTCGAAGAGAGTTACAGCAgccgaaagaaaaaaggaaaaagcacTAAGGGCGGGTCCGGATCAACGAAAAGCAAATCAAGCAGTATTAATGATCCAAATTCCCAAAAGCGAGGCCGCAATGCTGGCGGTAGGGGACGTGGCAGAAAATCAGGTGTTGGTGATAGTCCAACAACGATCAAGGAAACCGGTGAAAACTCGAAAAAGAACCGATCTCAAGCGCTTCCTCAGTTAATTCCACAGCCCTGTTCGTCTCCCTTGACGGTGCCATCTGTAGAGGAACCACCAATGCCAGTGTTGGTGCCAGAAGCAAAGATTCCCGAGGAACCTGAAGATAACATTCCGCTTAAGTCAGGACTATCAGTTGGGGGAAGCAATGCGTCTTCCAATGCAGCCTCTCCTGTACCCCCAGCGGAAAAGGGTCGAGCAATTCCCTCACCGTACTGCGACTTTTGTCTTGGTGATGCTCGTGAGAACAAGAAAACGCTAGAACCGGAGGAGCTTGTATCATGTTCGGATTGTGGCCGCTCCGGACATCCCACTTGTTTGCAATTCACTGCCAATATGATAATATCAGTTCGAAAGTATCGTTGGCAATGCATCGAATGTAAATATTGCACCATCTGCGGAACATCTGATAATGATGATCAACTGCTGTTTTGCGATGATTGCGACCGTGGTTATCACATGTATTGTCTATCTCCTCCGCTCATTTCTCCGCCAGAAGGATCATGGAGCTGCAAACTATGTACAGAAGAATTTCACAGCAAATAG
- the LOC134211735 gene encoding uncharacterized protein LOC134211735: MLQVVYKENKKGGSCKLCSHPDKKEAMVQCDDCFLWFHQSCVNLDHLPSEKERWQCPRCMEIYSKLKMAEVKKSSQFETFLEIQKESQETQTNMIKKFMQVMNIKLEQDASSSSPNVVDPIVSSTHVVNLLAKQSMAELPYFDGCYKVWPRFKAAFDATTTAGGFSNLDNLSRLHKYLKGKAMNSVAPLMVEANNIPSIIDRLEQQFGRPQVVYNGLLEELTNVKAPRMDNPKTMIDFITALENMVTNMKILKQEDYLNDQRLIKDLSGRLPMNLYQSWLSHVTGLQAAVNLQNQNQFKAPSLETFYNWLKPQGDLAVIMLSEQPKRNNKPINVHSVKDDRKQFTAKQGLNCFACKQYHKTSECGEFKNMDLPERMKLVQQNRLCFACCNSSNHTAYNCRWGKVCNVDGCKSRNHHNLLHRKQSQKENLLLAPARPMEKVLNLHSNKGDTLYQIMPVTLENGSVKLETYALFDPGSSSTLISEQISKQLNVNGKLRPLSISWTNGNTQDENQSLEIEMKIRGTSGKRFLLKEVRTVNRLSLPKQTVDFNKIKQAYPYLQDAEVSSYRNAVPTMLLGLPHAYLMHGLESRGGKFNEPIAMRTRLGWVVYGCEGTNSRSNKTAFVLAIETKSEEKSLNEIVKEYFSTEQFGVMAPEKPLISKNVVRANDIMHNTLKYSNGYYEIGLLWKDDEFQFPDSYQSALGRLKIQEKKMSNNPGIKTWYTNKIKEYVEKGYARKLDPSEVKVTDKRTYYLPYFLVINENKIPRLVFDAKAEIKGESFNSKLLAGPDATASLLGVLIRFREHSIAVVGDIKEMFHQIRIREADQKAQCFLFRDDPNKNPDIYVMQVMTFGATCSPACAQFVKNINAAKFTRNCPEAVNVITKNHYVDDCLASFQTPTEAIKVMNEVIKIHDHANFYIRKFVSNSDEVLKGLPMDRIDSSKLISLDMNEPSYQKVLGIQWDTEKDEMVYRIDCLTSLDTLTKRQLLSFVARVYDPLGLISNVTIESRIILQDLWRRQLGWDDEVPEDIKQRLVDWYLRVERLDSFRILRCYSKALDVKKREMHVFVDASERAFAAVIYFRTLSENNIDVNIVAAKARVAPMKVMTIPKLELQAALLGTRLAGTIEKESDLEIHETVYWSDNSTVLSWIKSDPRNYKQFVAFRVSEIHDSTTTNQWRWIDSENNPADEATKVVKRKSIWTSGPRFLKEPEENWPKINRSLETNEELRHVNLIISAELQEFKGIQIIWCSNWLRLKRAVCMAKKFIDKLRTTKCKLTLDFCLSKVDLEWAEEILVRKAQSEVFSDEISCLTISGNIDHRSHIRNLNPFLDKKGILRSNGRLSNVSCLPPSAKNHIILPQKHHVTKLILQHYHERFYHQKFETVIAAIRQKFWVVNIRVALKNVRKQCQFCKNTRTKPIPPLMAPLPEFRTTPHMKVFTYTGVDYFGPMIISIGRRTEKRWGALFTCLVTRAVHIEVAFDLSTDSFFLCLMNLQHLRGRIAELYSDNGTNFIGANNELKKIKQRLATEGIDWHFNPPLSPHFGGAWEIMVRETKSLLKYFQGVYREHTLRATLNEIAFIINCRPLTHIPLDSEEEEPLTPNHFILGCSGEAELSLNDVSQAEALKQQWKKAQSMTTQFWQRWIKEYLPTQVKRTKWQNSSKPIEIGDVVVMPDENRKGFYEKGIITEVRPAKDGQVRSAAVRTGKGTFIRPTINMGILDVRKNTNDIREECNITMQNSNNKKSSKVSRLGMFMTVLLTILYVNTANGLQINPIEEGGMLFDHLGGCLVKRGIWITQITSNIVPSEDISRINGLHKNLNEALKFIGNKTKDKSLEELILSIEGQCDNVIQEIAIVRREKRSGGILGFLKNLIFGGNDLEEELQSVRAHEEQKLHELSEIMKTIDVKAEKMGNEFNNRIYNLRKGMIQLQNQHTPQRVEIFKTKLIEATMLATQVLQGISNKYKTVKSHPLSKENIMETLKGIQDKLPNGYSVLSDPQAISFETKIENDTIIIFMNSIIVNRDNFELFQVIPIPNIDNGTIMDINETVIAINHLEDFFYPEGNMKKLNSSHFMVDQPVMMRKTDCVAAAILHKKPKTKCLSKRLNKSFIRFFPLNEPNVVLYYTSNAKEIIIHCDNAIISPPYSIAKVTLKPDCFIRSKELVYYASMFKETKNAQTFFKPLIQLPYEIDYTTLDFTNDTSILEKPKNPYEKEVMVFSDIPIRQETVHIAMIGIGSTLVIIMIIGLTMIYMYKNKTRNRNQVETELEIPTIVTNQRRGHPQSLDQKV, from the coding sequence ACCACAAGTGGTTTATAATGGTCTACTAGAGGAATTGACGAATGTTAAAGCTCCAAGGATGGATAATCCTAAAACAATGATTGATTTCATAACTGCTTTAGAGAACATGGTTACTAACATGAAAATTCTCAAACAGGAAGATTATCTTAATGATCAAAGGTTAATTAAGGACCTGAGTGGTCGGTTGCCGATGAATTTGTATCAGAGTTGGTTGAGTCATGTTACAGGGCTTCAAGCAGCGgtaaatttacaaaatcaaaaTCAGTTCAAGGCTCCAAGTTTGGAAACGTTTTATAACTGGTTAAAACCGCAAGGGGACTTAGCTGTTATTATGCTATCGGAGCAACCGAAAAGAAATAATAAACCGATAAATGTACACTCTGTTAAAGATGATAGAAAGCAGTTTACAGCTAAGCAAGGGCTTAATTGCTTTGCTTGCAAACAGTATCACAAAACATCGGAATGTggagaatttaaaaatatggaCTTACCAGAAAGGATGAAGTTGGTGCAACAAAATAGACTTTGTTTTGCATGTTGCAATTCATCCAACCATACTGCCTATAATTGTAGATGGGGAAAGGTATGTAACGTTGATGGCTGTAAATCGAGAAACCATCACAACCTGTTGCATAGAAAACAAAGTCAAAAGGAAAATTTATTATTGGCCCCTGCTAGACCAATGGAAAAggttttaaatttacactcgAACAAGGGTGACACATTATACCAGATAATGCCTGTTACACTAGAAAATGGATCAGTGAAATTAGAAACATATGCACTTTTCGATCCAGGCTCTTCCTCTACTTTAATCTCAGAACAAATTAGTAAACAACTGAATGTGAATGGGAAATTAAGACCACTTTCAATATCCTGGACGAACGGTAACACCCAGGATGAAAATCAAAGCTTAGAGATTGAAATGAAGATTAGGGGAACTAGCGGAAAAAGGTTTTTATTGAAAGAAGTGAGGACAGTCAATAGATTGTCGTTACCTAAGCAAACTGTGGACTTCAACAAGATAAAGCAAGCGTATCCATACTTGCAAGATGCGGAAGTTTCAAGTTATAGGAATGCGGTTCCTACAATGTTGCTAGGTTTACCGCATGCGTATTTAATGCATGGATTGGAATCGCGTGGTGGGAAGTTCAACGAACCTATCGCTATGCGAACAAGACTTGGTTGGGTGGTATATGGTTGCGAAGGCACAAATTCTCGTTCAAATAAAACGGCATTTGTGTTGGCAATTGAAACAAAATCAGAAGAGAAGTCACTTAATGAAATCGTCAAAGAATATTTCTCAACCGAGCAGTTCGGTGTCATGGCTCCTGAGAAACCTTTAATATCAAAAAATGTGGTCAGAGCTAATGATATTATGCATAATACGTTAAAATACAGTAACGGTTATTACGAAATCGGACTATTATGGAAGGATGATGAGTTTCAGTTTCCAGATAGCTATCAATCGGCATTGGGAAGATTGAAAATTCAAGAAAAGAAAATGTCAAATAATCCTGGAATTAAAACTTGGTATACAAACAAGATTAAAGAATATGTCGAGAAAGGTTATGCTCGTAAGCTGGACCCTAGTGAAGTGAAAGTTACGGATAAAAGGACTTATTATCTACCGTATTTCCTTGTGATAAATGAGAACAAAATCCCACGATTGGTTTTTGATGCCAAGGCAGAGATTAAGGGAGAATCATTTAATTCCAAACTCTTGGCGGGTCCTGACGCAACAGCATCATTGCTTGGTGTTCTTATCAGATTTAGAGAACATAGCATTGCGGTTGTGGGTGACATCAAAGAAATGTTCCACCAGATTAGGATTAGAGAGGCAGATCAGAAGGCTCAATGTTTTCTATTTCGCGATGACCCGAACAAAAATCCAGATATTTACGTTATGCAGGTCATGACATTTGGAGCAACATGTTCTCCTGCATGTGCTCagtttgtaaaaaatataaatgctgCTAAGTTTACAAGGAATTGCCCAGAAGCAGTTAATGTTATAACAAAAAATCATTATGTAGATGACTGTCTCGCTAGTTTCCAAACTCCAACGGAAGCTATTAAGGTAATGAATGAAGTAATCAAAATTCACGATCACGCAAATTTCTATATTagaaaatttgtatcaaattcgGATGAGGTATTGAAAGGTTTACCAATGGATAGAATTGACAGTTCAAAACTTATATCGCTAGATATGAACGAACCATCATATCAAAAGGTTTTGGGAATTCAATGGGATACTGAAAAGGATGAAATGGTGTATAGAATTGATTGTTTGACATCCTTAGATACTCTAACGAAAAGACAATTGTTATCCTTCGTTGCGAGAGTATATGACCCACTTGGATTAATTTCAAATGTCACCATAGAATCTAGAATAATTTTGCAAGATCTGTGGAGACGTCAACTTGGCTGGGATGATGAAGTCCCGGAAGACATAAAACAACGTTTAGTTGATTGGTATCTCAGAGTAGAACGTTTAGATTCATTTAGGATTCTAAGGTGCTACTCAAAGGCCTTAGATGTGAAAAAAAGAGAGATGCACGTATTTGTGGATGCATCGGAGAGAGCATTTGCTGCAGTTATATATTTCAGAACTTTATCTGAGAACAATATCGATGTAAATATTGTCGCTGCCAAGGCAAGGGTGGCTCCAATGAAAGTAATGACAATTCCGAAATTAGAATTACAGGCAGCGTTACTAGGTACGCGTTTGGCTGGTACTATTGAGAAAGAATCTGATTTGGAGATTCATGAAACTGTGTATTGGTCGGACAATAGTACTGTCCTATCATGGATTAAATCGGATCCAAGAAACTATAAACAATTCGTTGCATTTAGAGTTAGTGAAATTCACGATAGCACTACCACTAACCAATGGAGATGGATAGATAGTGAAAATAACCCTGCAGATGAAGCTACTAAGGTAGTAAAAAGAAAATCTATCTGGACAAGTGGTCCAAGGTTTCTAAAAGAGCCAGAAGAAAATTGGCCCAAGATAAATCGTTCTTTGGAGACAAACGAAGAATTAAGACATGTGAATCTAATAATAAGTGCAGAGTTACAGGAATTTAAGGGAATTCAGATTATTTGGTGTTCAAACTGGTTACGTTTGAAAAGAGCGGTCTGCATGGCCAAGAAATTCATTGATAAGCTACGCACGACAAAATGTAAATTAACATTAGATTTCTGTTTGTCAAAAGTAGATCTTGAATGGGCGGAAGAGATCCTTGTCAGAAAGGCTCAAAGTGAAGTTTTCTCAGATGAAATCTCGTGTTTAACGATATCAGGAAATATTGATCATCGTAGTCACATCAGAAATCTAAATCCATTTTTGGACAAAAAAGGAATATTGCGATCAAACGGAAGGCTATCAAACGTTTCGTGTCTTCCTCCTTCAGCCAAAAATCATATTATTTTGCCTCAAAAGCATCATGTAACCAAAttgattttgcaacattatCATGAACGGTTTTatcatcaaaaatttgaaacgGTAATAGCGGCTATTCGTCAAAAATTCTGGGTAGTAAATATTAGAGTTGCCTTGAAGAATGTAAGAAAGCAATGTCAATTCTGTAAAAATACACGAACGAAACCGATCCCGCCATTAATGGCTCCTCTTCCTGAGTTCAGAACAACACCGCATATGAAAGTATTTACATATACTGGCGTTGATTATTTTGGTCCGATGATTATATCAATAGGTAGAAGAACAGAAAAACGTTGGGGAGCGCTCTTTACATGTTTGGTAACACGAGCCGTGCACATAGAAGTAGCCTTTGATTTGAGTACGGACTCTTTCTTTCTATGTCTAATGAATTTACAACACTTACGTGGAAGAATTGCTGAATTATACAGTGACAACGGTACGAATTTTATTGGGGCTAATAATGAGcttaagaaaataaaacaacGTTTGGCAACTGAAGGAATTGATTGGCACTTTAATCCTCCTTTGTCACCACATTTCGGAGGTGCCTGGGAAATAATGGTTAGAGAAACAAAAAGTTTGTTGAAGTATTTCCAGGGTGTGTACCGTGAACATACTCTTAGAGCCACGTTAAATGAGATCGCATTCATTATCAATTGCAGGCCATTAACACACATTCCTTTGGATTCAGAAGAGGAGGAACCTTTAACCCCGAACCACTTCATTTTAGGCTGTTCTGGCGAGGCTGAGCTATCTTTAAATGATGTTAGCCAAGCCGAAGCTTTAAAACAACAGTGGAAAAAGGCGCAAAGTATGACAACTCAATTTTGGCAACGTTGGATTAAGGAATATTTACCAACTCAGGTTAAGAGAACAAAATGGCAGAACTCTTCGAAGCCAATTGAGATTGGTGACGTAGTGGTAATGCCTGATGAAAATCGAAAAGGTTTCTACGAAAAGGGTATTATAACTGAGGTTAGACCTGCTAAGGATGGCCAAGTTAGATCAGCAGCAGTGAGAACTGGCAAAGGTACATTTATTAGACCCACTATTAATATGGGAATCTTAGATGTTAGAAAAAACACCAATGACATTCGGGAAGAATGTAATATTACGATGCAAaattcaaacaataaaaaatcctCTAAAGTTTCTCGGCTTGGAATGTTTATGACCGTTTTATTAACTATATTATATGTTAATACAGCAAACGGTTTACAAATCAATCCTATTGAGGAGGGTGGTATGCTATTTGATCATTTAGGAGGATGTTTGGTAAAAAGAGGAATTTGGATAACACAAATTACCTCTAACATTGTTCCATCTGAGGATATATCTCGAataaatgggttgcataaaaatCTCAATGAAGCTCTGAAGTTCATTGGGAATAAAACAAAGGATAAATCACTTGAAGAGCTAATTTTATCGATTGAGGGACAATGTGATAATGTAATTCAAGAGATTGCGATCGTACGCAGAGAAAAGAGGAGTGGAGGAATACTTGGATTCctgaaaaatttaatatttggcGGAAATGATTTGGAAGAGGAGTTACAAAGTGTCCGAGCACACGAGGAACAAAAACTTCACGAACTATCTGAGATTATGAAAACGATAGATGTCAAAGCCGAAAAGATGGGCAATGAATTTAACAATCGGATTTATAATTTAAGGAAGGGAATGATCCAACTCCAAAATCAACATACCCCACAACGTGTGGAAATATTCAAGACCAAATTAATTGAAGCAACTATGTTGGCAACGCAAGTTTTACAAGgtatttcaaataaatataaaactgTAAAGTCACATCCATTGTCTAAGGAAAACATCATGGAAACCTTGAAAGGGATACAAGATAAATTGCCGAATGGATATTCAGTTTTATCAGATCCACAAGCTATCAGTTTTGAAACTAAAATTGAAAACGATACGATAATCATTTTTATGAATTCAATAATCGTTAATAGAGATAATTTCGAGCTTTTCCAAGTGATTCCGATACCAAATATTGATAACGGAACCATTATGGACATAAATGAAACAGTGATAGCTATAAAtcatttagaagattttttttacccTGAAGGGAACATGAAGAAGCTAAATAGTTCTCATTTCATGGTGGATCAACCTGTAATGATGAGAAAAACAGATTGTGTGGCAGCGGCTATCCTTCATAAAAAACCCAAGACAAAATGTCTTTCAAAACGACTGAACAAATCTTTTATTCGGTTTTTTCCTTTGAACGAACCTAACGTTGTGTTGTATTATACTAGCAACGCTAAAGAAATAATTATTCATTGCGATAATGCGATTATTTCACCCCCATACAGTATAGCGAAAGTAACATTAAAACCGGATTGTTTCATTAGATCAAAAGAGCTAGTATATTATGCGAGTATGTTCAAAGAGACAAAAAATGCACAAACATTTTTTAAACCATTAATTCAGTTACCCTACGAGATAGATTATACAACTTTGGATTTTACTAACGATACGTCAATACTCGAGAAACCTAAAAATCCATATGAAAAAGAAGTAATGGTATTTTCAGATATACCAATAAGGCAGGAGACAGTGCATATTGCTATGATAGGCATAGGATCAACATTAGTTATTATTATGATCATAGGATTAACGATGATTTATATGTACAAAAATAAAACTCGGAATAGAAACCAAGTGGAAACAGAATTGGAAATCCCAACTATTGTAACCAATCAGAGACGTGGACATCCACAAAGTTTGGACCAAAAAGTCTGA